The Acidimicrobiales bacterium region GTGTTCCGGATCTGTCGGTCGAGCCGTGCGGGCGACCGGGCGATCGAGTGGCGCGAGACGCTGGTGCGGGGCGATCGCTACACCTTCGTGGCCAACTGGTCGCCGACCGGCACCTACCAGGCGGTGCTCACCGCCGGCGACCACCCCCGCTGAGTCCTGGGATCAAGCAGCAGGTCAAGCGGCGGGTCAGGTGCCGGGACCGACGGCGACGACGAGTGAGTCGATGGCGGTGCGGGGCCCGTCGTCGGTGTCGACGACGCGATGGACGGTTTCGACGAGTGTGGTGCGGAGCCCGGGATCGGATCGGGTGAGGTGGGCCGCCACGGCGTCGGGGACGTGGAGCACCTCGGGCTGCTGGGGCCCGCCGTGGCCCCCCTCGAGGTTGTCGAGGTGGTGGCCGATGACCAGGATCGTGCCACCGGGAGCGAGCAGGGTCGCGGCCCGGGCGAGGGCGACGGCCAGCTGGTCATCGGGCAGCTGCAGGTAGGCGACCACGATGAGGTCGAACGGTTCGACCCCATCGCCGTCGGGGTCGAACCCGTCGCCGGTGACGGCGTCGGCCACGCGCAGGTCGATGGTGACGCCACGGTGCTCGGCGATCCGGCGGGCCTTGTCGATGGCAACGTCGGAGAAGTCGGTGGCGACCACGTCCCAACCCTGCTCGGCCAGCCACACGGCGTTGCGTCCCTCGCCGCAGGCCACGTCGAGCGCACGCCCGGGGGTCAACCCGGCCGTGTGCTCGACCACGAACTGGTTCGGTCCGGCGGACCAGACCAGCTCGCGCTGGCGATAGCGGTCGTTCCAGGCCTGATGATCCATGCTCACACCGGCTGGACCGTGGTGACCCAGGCGTCGTACCCGCCGATGAGGTCGCTCACATCGGCAAAGCCACGGTCGCGCAACAGGCTGGCCGCCACCGACGAGCGGTAGCCGCCGGCGCAGAACACCACGGTGGGGGCGACGGGATCGAGCTCGACCAGGCGGTCGGGCAGCTGCCCGACCGGGATCGCCACCGCACCGGGGATGGTGCCGAGGGCGACCTCGCCGGGGTTGCGGACGTCGACGACCTGGATGTCGACCAGCTCGGCGCGACGATCCTCGAAGCCGACCGGGTTGAGCCGCGACGCGACCTGCACCTGGTCGCGGTGGTCGAGCAGGGTCCGGTAGGGCTCGGCGACGGTGCCGACGACGGTGTCGAAGCCGATGCGACCGAGGCGGTTCTTCGCCTCGAGCTCGGCGCCGGGATCGACGAAGAGCACGATGTCGCGGCCGGTGGGCAGGATCGATCCGGCGAACTCGGCGTAGCGCCCCTCGAGGCCCACGTTGATGGCGCCTCGCAGGTGTCCGCGTGCGAACTCCTCGGGCTCGCGCCCATCGACCAGCACCGCCCCGGCGGCCAGCGCGTCCTGCACCTGGTCCCAGTCGAGGGACGGAGGCATCTCGGTCTCGTCCATCAGCTCGCGGGACTGGCGGTTGAGCACGGCGTCGTAGGCGAAGTACCCGGGAGCGGGCGGTTGACCCTCGGTGACCAGCTCGAGGAACGTGGTCTTGTCCGGGGCCATCAGCGCGTAGTTGGTGCTGCGCTGGTCGCCGATGGTGGACGAGAGCTCGGTGGACAGGTTCTTGCCACAGGCCGAGCCCGCACCATGAGCGGGGAACACCCGGGTGTCGTCGGGCAGCGTGAGCAGCTTGGTGTGCAGGCTGTCGTAGAGCATCTCGCCCAGCTCGTCGCGCGTGAACCCGAGCGAGGCGAGCAGGTCGGGCCGTCCGACGTCGCCGACGAAGAGGGCGTCGCCGGTGAGCACCCCGTAGGGGATGCTGTCGGTGGCGTGTTCGAAGATGACGATGCTGATCGACTCGGGGGTGTGGCCGGGGGTGTGGCGAATCTCGAGCACCACCTCACCCAGCTCGATCCGCTCGCCGTCGGCCAGCTTGCGGCTCTCGAACTCGGTCTCGGCGACCGACGAGAACCCGATCTCAGCGCCGGTCGCGTCGGCCAGCTCGAGGTGACCGGACAGGAAGTCGGCGTGGAAGTGGGTCTCGAGCACGAGCTCGATGTCGAGGCCGGCCTCCTCGGCGTCACGGACGTACTCGGAGATGTCGCGCTGCGGGTCGACGACCACGGCCCGACCGGTGGTGGGGTCACCGATCAGGTACGACGCGTGGGACAGACAGTCGAGGTAGTACTGGTTGAAGATCATGGTGCGGTCCCTCCTTCGGGATCCGGGATCCAGTGTGCCGTCTGGTCAGGCGGCTTGCTGGGAGAGCTGGCGGACGATGGCGTCGACGTCGCAGGTGGCGCCGCGGTTGTAGGGGAGCTTGGTGAGCACCATCCCCATGGCGCAGGTGTTGGTGAGGGCGGCGAAGGTGAGCCCGGCGCC contains the following coding sequences:
- a CDS encoding class I SAM-dependent methyltransferase → MDHQAWNDRYRQRELVWSAGPNQFVVEHTAGLTPGRALDVACGEGRNAVWLAEQGWDVVATDFSDVAIDKARRIAEHRGVTIDLRVADAVTGDGFDPDGDGVEPFDLIVVAYLQLPDDQLAVALARAATLLAPGGTILVIGHHLDNLEGGHGGPQQPEVLHVPDAVAAHLTRSDPGLRTTLVETVHRVVDTDDGPRTAIDSLVVAVGPGT
- a CDS encoding MBL fold metallo-hydrolase, with the protein product MIFNQYYLDCLSHASYLIGDPTTGRAVVVDPQRDISEYVRDAEEAGLDIELVLETHFHADFLSGHLELADATGAEIGFSSVAETEFESRKLADGERIELGEVVLEIRHTPGHTPESISIVIFEHATDSIPYGVLTGDALFVGDVGRPDLLASLGFTRDELGEMLYDSLHTKLLTLPDDTRVFPAHGAGSACGKNLSTELSSTIGDQRSTNYALMAPDKTTFLELVTEGQPPAPGYFAYDAVLNRQSRELMDETEMPPSLDWDQVQDALAAGAVLVDGREPEEFARGHLRGAINVGLEGRYAEFAGSILPTGRDIVLFVDPGAELEAKNRLGRIGFDTVVGTVAEPYRTLLDHRDQVQVASRLNPVGFEDRRAELVDIQVVDVRNPGEVALGTIPGAVAIPVGQLPDRLVELDPVAPTVVFCAGGYRSSVAASLLRDRGFADVSDLIGGYDAWVTTVQPV